The Mauremys mutica isolate MM-2020 ecotype Southern chromosome 1, ASM2049712v1, whole genome shotgun sequence genome has a segment encoding these proteins:
- the RASD2 gene encoding GTP-binding protein Rhes isoform X1 codes for MLHPASQHQAMMKTVSSGNCTLSVPAKNSYRMVVLGASKVGKSSIVSRFLTGRFEDQYTPTIEDFHRKVYNIRGDMYQLDILDTSGNHPFPAMRRLSILTGDVFILVFSLDNRESFDEVKRIQKQILEVKSCLKNKTKETADLPMVICGNKNDHSEIYRKVRSEEAEKLVSSDENCAYFEISAKKNTNVDEMFYVLFSMAKLPHEMSPALHRKISVQYGDAFHQKSFRMRRVKEMDAYGMVSPFARRPSVNSDLKYIKSKVLREGQAREREKCTIQ; via the exons ATGCTGCACCCTGCAAGTCAG CACCAAGCAATGATGAAGACTGTGTCCAGTGGGAACTGCACCCTGAGCGTGCCAGCCAAGAACTCCTACCGCATGGTGGTGCTGGGAGCCTCCAAGGTGGGCAAGAGCTCCATCGTCTCACGCTTTCTCACTGGCCGCTTTGAGGACCAGTACACTCCCACCATTGAGGATTTTCACCGCAAGGTCTACAACATCCGGGGAGACATGTACCAGCTGGACATCCTGGACACATCTGGGAATCACCCTTTCCCTGCAATGAGGAGGCTTTCTATACTGACAG GAGATGTTTTCATCCTGGTGTTCAGTTTGGACAACCGAGAATCCTTTGATGAGGTCAAGAGGATCCAAAAGCAGATCCTTGAAGTCAAATCCTGCCTGAAGAACAAGACCAAGGAGACAGCTGACCTCCCCATGGTGATCtgtggcaacaaaaatgatcatagTGAAATCTACCGCAAGGTGCGCTCGGAGGAAGCAGAGAAGCTTGTCTCCAGTGATGAGAATTGTGCTTACTTTGAAATCTCAGCCAAGAAAAACACGAACGTGGATGAGATGTTCTATGTCCTCTTCAGCATGGCCAAGCTACCTCACGAGATGAGCCCTGCCCTTCACAGGAAAATCTCCGTCCAGTATGGCGATGCCTTCCACCAAAAATCCTTCAGGATGCGCCGGGTCAAAGAGATGGATGCCTATGGCATGGTCTCCCCCTTCGCTCGCCGACCCAGTGTCAACAGTGACCTGAAATACATCAAATCCAAAGTTCTCAGGGAAGGCCAGgcaagagagagggagaaatgCACTATCCAGTGA
- the RASD2 gene encoding GTP-binding protein Rhes isoform X2: MMKTVSSGNCTLSVPAKNSYRMVVLGASKVGKSSIVSRFLTGRFEDQYTPTIEDFHRKVYNIRGDMYQLDILDTSGNHPFPAMRRLSILTGDVFILVFSLDNRESFDEVKRIQKQILEVKSCLKNKTKETADLPMVICGNKNDHSEIYRKVRSEEAEKLVSSDENCAYFEISAKKNTNVDEMFYVLFSMAKLPHEMSPALHRKISVQYGDAFHQKSFRMRRVKEMDAYGMVSPFARRPSVNSDLKYIKSKVLREGQAREREKCTIQ, encoded by the exons ATGATGAAGACTGTGTCCAGTGGGAACTGCACCCTGAGCGTGCCAGCCAAGAACTCCTACCGCATGGTGGTGCTGGGAGCCTCCAAGGTGGGCAAGAGCTCCATCGTCTCACGCTTTCTCACTGGCCGCTTTGAGGACCAGTACACTCCCACCATTGAGGATTTTCACCGCAAGGTCTACAACATCCGGGGAGACATGTACCAGCTGGACATCCTGGACACATCTGGGAATCACCCTTTCCCTGCAATGAGGAGGCTTTCTATACTGACAG GAGATGTTTTCATCCTGGTGTTCAGTTTGGACAACCGAGAATCCTTTGATGAGGTCAAGAGGATCCAAAAGCAGATCCTTGAAGTCAAATCCTGCCTGAAGAACAAGACCAAGGAGACAGCTGACCTCCCCATGGTGATCtgtggcaacaaaaatgatcatagTGAAATCTACCGCAAGGTGCGCTCGGAGGAAGCAGAGAAGCTTGTCTCCAGTGATGAGAATTGTGCTTACTTTGAAATCTCAGCCAAGAAAAACACGAACGTGGATGAGATGTTCTATGTCCTCTTCAGCATGGCCAAGCTACCTCACGAGATGAGCCCTGCCCTTCACAGGAAAATCTCCGTCCAGTATGGCGATGCCTTCCACCAAAAATCCTTCAGGATGCGCCGGGTCAAAGAGATGGATGCCTATGGCATGGTCTCCCCCTTCGCTCGCCGACCCAGTGTCAACAGTGACCTGAAATACATCAAATCCAAAGTTCTCAGGGAAGGCCAGgcaagagagagggagaaatgCACTATCCAGTGA